A portion of the Perognathus longimembris pacificus isolate PPM17 chromosome 20, ASM2315922v1, whole genome shotgun sequence genome contains these proteins:
- the LOC125338600 gene encoding 60S ribosomal protein L32-like translates to MAALRPLVKPKIVKKRTKKFIRHQSDLYVKIKQNWRKLRGINNWVRRRFKGQILMPNIGYGSNKKTEHMLPRGFRKFLVHNVKELEVLLMCNKSYCAEISHNVSFKNRKAIVERAAQLAIRVTNPNARLRSEENE, encoded by the coding sequence ATGGCTGCCCTCAGACCTCTGGTGAAGCCCAAGATTGTCAAAAAGAGGACCAAGAAGTTCATCCGCCACCAGTCAGACCTATATGTCAAGATTAAGCAGAACTGGCGGAAACTCAGGGGCATCAACAACTGGGTGCGGAGGAGATTCAAGGGCCAGATCTTGATGCCCAACATTGGTTATGGGAGCAACAAGAAAACAGAGCACATGCTGCCCAGGGGCTTCCGGAAGTTCCTGGTCCACAACGTCAAGGAGCTGGAAGTACTGCTCATGTGCAATAAGTCTTACTGTGCCGAGATCTCCCACAACGTTTCCTTCAAGAACCGAAAAGCCATCGTGGAACGAGCAGCCCAGCTGGCCATCAGAGTCACCAATCCCAATGCCAGGCTGCGTAGTGAAGAAAACGAATAG